The region GTCAAGTAATGGAGTCGCTTTCATGTCTCAGCCAAAATAAACTTGGACGGCAGgtggatgattttttttcttagtaaTTAGGGATTTGTCCTCTTGGTTTTAGCGAACTATGGTCATCCAACATTATAACTCTAGATAGGACTCAAGGTCCTAAGTTCAAATCTCCATAGGAGGatgaatttcagattgggTATTCGAGGAGTTCCCAAATTTcccgaaataaaaaaaatggctgcATATATCCGGTGGATATAGAAGCCgggtaaaaatacccttctctaaataaaataaaaaaaagttttaaaaaataactctagATGCCTGTTTTCTGCACAATGTGAACTTTGCTGAGAAATATCCTTCCATAGTATTTGTCATAATCAAGAGCGTGTTGCTTTCAATTGTCCTGAACTTTTCTTTCCGTGGCTTGGCACTTGCCTCTTAAGTTGTTGCCAGAGTTTTGCTCTTCATGTTAAGTTAATTATGTGTGCACTGATATTATATTTCAATCACATATGATGTACATTGATTTGGTAAACTTGTTCTTATTGTTTGTCGAATTAGAATTGTAGCTTGCTTCTTTTCTTACATTAAAATCTGTTGCAGCTGCAAGGGCATTGGATATGCTGAACTTCACTCCTATTAATGGGAAGCCTATCAGGATAATGTATTCTAACCGTGACCCCAGCTCACGTAAAAGTGGTGCAgcaaacatatttattaagGTACCactttcataatatttattcatttCACAGATTGTCAACAAGAATTATCTCTGTAACATCAGTTTATGTTGTTCACAGAATCTTGACAAGTCAATAGATAACAAAGCCCTCCATGACACATTTTCTGTATTTGGGAATATTCTTTCATGTAAAGTTGCAACAGAAATATCTGGAGAGTCGAAGGGCTATGGTTTTGTTCAATTTgagcaggaggaggcagcCCAGCATGCTATCAATAAGCTCAATGGGATGCTTTTGAATGATAAGAAGGTCTATGTAGGACCTTTCGTTCGTAAACAGGAGAGGGAAAATGTCTCGGGCAATCCCAAATTTAACAATGTGTATGTAAAGAATCTATCAGAATCCACAACTGAAGACAATTTAAAGGAAATATTTGGTACATTTGGACCTATAACTAGTATTGTTGTAATGCGTGAGGGTGATGGGAAATCTAGATGCTTTGGATTTGTTAACTTTGAAAGTCCAGATGATGCTGCCCGAGCTGTTGAAGATTTGAATGGCAAGAAGTTTGATGACAAAGAATGGTATGTTGGTAGAGCACAGAAGAAGTCAGAAAGGGAGATGGAACTGAAAgaaaaatttgagaagaaCATCAAAGAGGCAGCAGATAAGAATCAGGGCACTaacttatatttgaaaaacttGGATGATAGCATCGATGATGATGAGAAATTGAAAGAGTTTTTTGCTGAATTTGGTACTATCACTTCCTGTAAGGTTTGTTTCTTAACTCACCTAGTTCGGCTTAATAATTAACAGAATTTTTGTGCATGCTTTGGTTAGTTTTCTGCTGCTGATTATAAATAACATGACAGGTCATGCGGGATTTAAATGGTGTTAGTAAAGGATCTGGTTTTGTTGCATTTAAGTCTGCCGAAGATGCTTCACGAGCTGTGAGTTGTATTTATATCACTGGGCATCATATTTGAAAAACATAGTCCAGGAAATCCATTAACATATTTGTTCTGATGATTGCAGCTTACAGCCATGAACGGTAAGATGGTTGGCAGTAAACCTCTCTATGTAGCACTTGCACAACGCAAGGAAGAAAGAAGGGCAAGGCTTCAGGTAACATTGACGAACAAGACTTCCTGTAGGCATATGTTCCTTAAATGCTGTTCTCTGTCAGTAGTAAgttattatttcaaaatttgacaaaCATGATTTTATTTCTGACTTTTccaattaaaatatggaaaaaGGGGTAAATTTGCGCTATtctatgttttatattgttttgaaaaatttctaATGATTTGGAAAATAAGGTCATTTCTGATACCCTTCGCATCCATACATGGACACCTTTTTATTGTCTCTAATATTCTGTAACTTGTCATTCATGTTGATGACTTGTTTCAGGCGCAGTTTTCACAAATGCGTCCTATGGTGATGCCTCCTTCAGTTGCTCCTCGTATGCCCATGTATCCCCCTGGTGTCCCTGGTGTTGGCCAACAGCTGTTTTATGGCCAACCGCCTCCAGCTTTTGTTAACCCTCAGGTATATAAACACCAATATCTAACAACAGATAATGAATGTcctagggtgtgtttggttgggagACAAGGTGGGATGAGGTGAGACCATCCTTGATTTTGGGTATGGGATGATCCTGCTTGTCTGTTTGGTTTACGGAATGGGATGATCccagttttttgtttggtagaGTGGATAGGAGAGTAATGGATGGATGATGTTTGTAGCCACTGTTAGTTCCATCTAGTTCCCAACGGTGTCCGACGAGTCGAAGCTTGACTTTGAGCAAAGGAGTAGATGTCAACTGTGGCAGAACACTCAATGGTGGCTGAACATCATGCAAAGGGGAGGAACACGCTGGCAGCCAAAGGGGTCGACGATGACTGTGTGCCATTCACTGGTCCCCACCTGGAATGAACTCGTGGGCCTGATTTTGTGGGACGGCTTGGACCTATGTCTGGGATGAATATTCCCTTAGAGGGATCACCCCATCCCACCTGTCcgcaaactaaacaccacaaAAATTGGGCCCGTCTAATCCTGtcccttcaaccaaacacatccttaagAATTTTGGAAATCAGTATGCTGCTATTGGAAATTTTGGAAACCAGTATGTTGCTATTGGATTAGAATAAGTACTATAATTCTGTGGAATAACcagaaaaatactaaaattttgatttttgatgcCAATGTTTTGATATATAGCTCACATAGTACAATTTCAATTCCATTCTGGATCGAAGCTCGTAATCTTCTCAAATGTGCCAAATAACTATTAATGCTCCAACATTGAGCTTTTCACTAGTTACTTGTTAATTTTGGAAGTATTAATTTTGATGATACCAAAAAAGAACCGATGATGATGTTAATTTGTTGGTTACCAACTTGCTCAGTGCTACCATTACATGTTTTCTGATGGCATACTTTGTTATGCCCTAAATCTAGTCgacttccattttttttcctttctgaattaattagtaaaagtTCTGCGCTACCAGTGACAACGTTATGTTTTTATACTTTAAAGTTCTATTTCCGCGTTTACAGCAAATCAGCAATGATAAGtgcagaaaaatattaaacaagaTGGAACTTTGCTACTGATTGTCCGGAGTAGTTCCGTATTCATTATGTTTCCCTTTTTAGTGTTTCGTGTCATATATGTTATGACCGTTTTTCAGTAACTGTTACATATTTTGCTGGGCAGTTAGTAAACCTATTTCTCACTACAAGCAAGTTTGAGAAAATTTCAGTACCAAGCAtttgtcaaagaaaaaaaagatgtactTACACATTAAAAATGGGTGTAACAAAATTGAAGAAATTTCTGTGTGAGTGGCCATTGTGACCTGTGAGGACTGTTTTGGAAATAACTACATTGCAAAACTTTGCTTCCATTCGTCATGGATATGTTTGTGAGAATAATCTGAACAAGTTGAACATTCCAGAACATGaacaaactaattaaatcTTAATTGGTTAATACGACTGATGCCTCAcaagtatataatatttttatcatcttgatttgatttgtttcagtTTGGTAATAGAAACAGAAGTGAATGATAGGAGATATTCTAAATATTATGGCACCTGTAACTCTAGTCTAGGAGAGTAAGCTGTGTAAGGAGCAGTG is a window of Oryza brachyantha chromosome 8, ObraRS2, whole genome shotgun sequence DNA encoding:
- the LOC102722602 gene encoding polyadenylate-binding protein 2-like, giving the protein MAAQVQAVPATEGGGAPPQANGVVAAAAAPATFQATSLYVGDLDVSVQDAQLFDVFSQVGSVGSVVSVRVCRDVNTRLSLGYAYVNFSSPADAARALDMLNFTPINGKPIRIMYSNRDPSSRKSGAANIFIKNLDKSIDNKALHDTFSVFGNILSCKVATEISGESKGYGFVQFEQEEAAQHAINKLNGMLLNDKKVYVGPFVRKQERENVSGNPKFNNVYVKNLSESTTEDNLKEIFGTFGPITSIVVMREGDGKSRCFGFVNFESPDDAARAVEDLNGKKFDDKEWYVGRAQKKSEREMELKEKFEKNIKEAADKNQGTNLYLKNLDDSIDDDEKLKEFFAEFGTITSCKVMRDLNGVSKGSGFVAFKSAEDASRALTAMNGKMVGSKPLYVALAQRKEERRARLQAQFSQMRPMVMPPSVAPRMPMYPPGVPGVGQQLFYGQPPPAFVNPQPGYGFQQHLIPGMRPGVGPIPNFVMPMVQQGQQPRPAGRRAGAGGIQQPMQMSHQQMLSRGGRGGYRYASGRGMTDTGFRGVGGLVPSPYEMGRLPLSDAGAPQPLPIGALASALANSPPDQQRLMLGESLYPLVDQLEHDQAAKVTGMLLEMDQTEVLHLIESPDALKAKVAEAMEVLHNAQQQQANTPTDRLAALTLSDGVVS